In the genome of Flavobacteriaceae bacterium YJPT1-3, the window CAGCTTGTTTTTTTGTTTTGGCTTTCGCGAAAGCGTATACGCACAAAATGACGGCTGGAATATCAGCACCTCCCAAAGAGATCCGTACACAGGGGTGGTGGTCGCCAATGGCCGACTGGGTTTTTTGCCTACTGCAGAACCTTTTGGGATACAACAGATCATCCCCAATAATGTGTACGACAAAGAATCTCCCCTGGGGGTCAGCCGTATTTTAGCGGGTATTAATTTTGGGAATCTGGATCTGACTATCGATGGCCAATCGCTTGAAAATGTTGGGCTGGCTAACTGGCAGCAGGTGTTGCATATGAAGGAAGCTGCTTTCGAAACCCGGTTCACCGTTCCCGGAAAAGCCGAAATATCCTACATCTGGTATGCTTTGCGGAATGTTCCCTACGCAGGCTATGTTGATATTAAGATCACGCCACTAAGTGCAATTGACATTGAAGTTACCGCCAAGATTCAAACTCCGGAAGAATATCAGGACCCCACCAGTACCTTTAGAGTGCTTCAGGATCTGGAAACGACCATGCCTATTTTACAAACGGTAGCTACCAGCAGGCAGGGTAGACATCAGGTGGCTGCTTCGGGCACCTTTATTTGGCACGGCATCAATAGCACGCGTGAAGAGCAGCGACCCGAACTTCATCATCAGTTGATCAATGATTATGACAACCGGCTTTCGTTTGAGAAAAAACTAAAGCGAGGTGAAGTGTATGAATTCGCCTGGACCGGCGCCTTGACCACCACTCAGGATTTTCACGATCCACAAACGGAAAGTGAACGCTTTGTTATTTTTAATCTATTGACCCCGCGTCAGGCCCTGTTGGACCAGCATAAAGATCTATGGTCTGAGCTTTGGGAGGGGGACATTGAGATCGAAGGCGATCTGGGATCACAGCAGGACGTGCGTTTAGCCCTGTACCATTTGTACTCTTTTGCCCGAGCCGATTCCAACCTCAGCATTGCTCCTATGGGCTTGAGTTCTCAAGGCTATAACGGGCATATCTTTTGGGACACCGAGCTTTGGATGTACCCTCCCCTGCTCTTACTACATCAGGATATCGCACGTTCTTTGGTCAATTACCGCAGCGATCGGCTGGAAAAAGCGCGACAGAAGGCGGTCAATTTTGGCTATCAGGGTGCCATGTTTCCCTGGGAAAGCGACGATACCGGAGAAGAGGCCACCCCGGCCTGGGCGCTCACCGGAACCTTTGAGCACCACATCACCGCCGATGTAGCCATCGCTTTCTGGAACTATTACCGGGTTACCCGCGATCAACAATGGCTGGAAGAACGCGGATATCCCATGCTTCAGGAAGTCGCCGATTATTGGGTGAGTCGGGTAACACCCAACCCAGACGGAAGTTATTCCATCAACAACGTGGTGGGCGCTAATGAATTTGCCCCCAATGTGAACGACAATGCCTTTACCAACGGTTCTGCGATCACTGCGTTGCAGTACGCAACCTTGGCCGCCAAGGCTGTGGGACTTAGCCCTAACCCGGCCTGGGAAGAAGTTGCTTCGAAGATCAGGATCCTGCAATTTCCCGACGGAACCACTAAAGAACACGCCACCTATACCGGAGCGATCATTAAACAGGCTGATGTGAACCTATTGACCTATCCGTTGAACATCGTGACCGATCCGCAGATCGTCAGTCAGGACCTCAACTATTATGAGCCTAAACTGGCTGAAGAAGGTCCGGCCATGGGACAAAGCATCTTTGCCATCATCTACGCCCGCCAGGGCAATGCCAAAGAAGCTTTTCGTTTGTTTAAGCGCAGTTATGAACCCAACAAACGACCTCCATTTGGGGCATTGGCGGAAAGCGCGCTGAGCGACAATCCCTATTTTGCTACCGGAGCGGGTGGCATGCTGCAGACGGTACTTTTTGGTTTTGGCGGACTGCATCTGACCGAAAATGGGATCGAACAGCAGAACCCTATCCTACCGGCCGGGTGGAAGAAATTGACTTTGAAAGGAATCGGACCGGAGAATAAAACCTACGTTATTGAATAAGTCTTAACACAAAATTAGTCAATACCAAATACGGCAATGAAGTCCACTTGCGTTCCCGTACTATAATCATTTCACAAAACCACTGTTATGAAATACCTCACTGCGATCATTTTTGGGCTGGCCATTGTGCTTGCCGCCATTTTTTTGGGCAATGCCTATGTTCAACGCGCAAATCCTGACGGGACCATCGCTACCACCGGACTGGGTAGTGAGAACTTCACCTCTGACCTTATCGTTTGGGAAGTGGACTTCATTCGAAACAACAGCAATTTACGCGAGGGATACAATGCACTGGAACGCGATAAGAATCTGGTGAAGGCCTACCTGAACGAAAAGGGCATCGCCAGCGAAAACATTATTTTTCAAGCGGTCACCACCAGCGAATTGCGGGAGAATAAATACCAGAATGGCAATTATGTAGGTACGGAATTCAGCGGCTATGAGTTGCGGCAAACGGTCAAAGTCGAATCAAAAGAAGTCGCTAAGGTAGAAGAAGTCTCCCGAGAGATCACCCAGCTGCTCAATCAAGGCGTGCAGGTGCAGAGCAGGCCGCCGCGCTACTACTATACCAAACTCGCCGACCTGAAGATCGAAATGATCTCAAAGGCTACGGAAGACGCTAGACTGCGTGCAGAAAAGATCGCAGAAAATAGCGGTGGTTCGTTGGGAAAATTGAAAGACGCCCGTATGGGGGTATTTCAGATCACAGGGCAGAATAGTAGCGAAGAATACAGCTGGGGCGGTTCGTTCAATACCAGTGACAAAAAGAAAACAGCCACCATCACCATGCGTTTGGAATACGCTATTGACTAAGAACCTCGTCTAAGATGGCATTCATGGCTTCGCTATCCCAATTGGCTGCCCCCGATTCGTCCAGCACGATACGCCCGGTCTGATCGATCAGAAAGGTACGGGGTATGGAACGGGTCTGCAGGGCTTCCGGAGCTTGAATTTGTGGGTTGTAGACAGGAAGCTCATACCCTTTGCGATTGAGGAATCGGGTGACCACTTGGGGTTCTTCATCGGTCAAGAATAGGAAATCAATGCGATCACCATAGCGCTCATACAAGGCTTGCATATCGGGCATTTCAGCAATACAGGGCGGGCACCAGGTCGCCCAGTAGTTGATCAATACCGGTTTCCCCTGGCCCACGGCCACGGACCTGGATTGACCATCCAGCGTGGTTAGCGGATAGCTGAATGCGGTGAGTGCTTGCTGTTCTGCTTTCGCGAAAGCGGAAGGCGTACTGATCGCTCCGATTACTTTGTGTAAGGCTACCTGAATAGGTTTTCTCGTCCAAGGCAGCAATAACAGCAGCAAGACCAGTAGCAGAATAATGTTGGATTTGGATACCCGGAAGCGCTTCTTCATGCCATAAAATTAAAGCAGGAATCGCTAAGACCCCTGCTTTTTATTCGTTGAATTATTCTTTAGCGGCTATCACCGTCTTACAGTACCCAGTGGAAAAGAAGCCGAGTTCACGCTTAAGGTGTTCAAGGTCGGGAATACTTCCTGACCGGCTACCCCGCGTAAGGGTTGTAGAAAGAAGGCGCCCTGGCTGGTGTCCGGAAAGGGCTCAATAGAAACATAAACCACTTTACCGCGAACATCTCCGGGGAAGGTGACACCCGGAGGGGCGATGTCATTGTTTAAAAAGTCTTCTCCGGGAAATTCCGGAATGGTCTCATTACCGCTGTAGGGAGAAAACTCGTCTTTGACGTCTACTCGGGTAAAAGATCCTGTGGCTACGTCTACACTCCCTCCATTAGCGGTGGGGAAACGCACCCAGGCGTTGTATTTCCAACCCGGACCGAGATCCGGTAAATTCAAGCCCGGCACCGGTGGTTCCACATTGGGGTTCTTAAAATACAGCCCGGCTTGATCGTTTCCGGCTACCTGGTCGGTGGGTGTTTCCATGACGAATTGCCCCGAAGCCGAATTGAAATTACCGATGGCCTGATCAATGGAGAGCGAAGCGGCATTCCCGGAAAAATTGCCTTGTAAAATTCGCGTATCCGAAGGGCCCGGATCGTTATCATTTCCAGGTTCTATGGTCAGAAAGAATGCAGTGGCTGCATTGAGGGCTTGAGCGTCTACTCGAAATTGCTTGGGAAAGTTGACATCCACAAATTTACCCGTACTCACGGCCTGACCGTCCACAATGAACCAGCCCTCGTATTCAAAGGATTGACCCAGGGTCTGTAAACCGATAATGTCCAATTCGAGTAAAGCGGTACGATCGCCGTCATCACTGGAGGAACAACCGGAGAACAATAGGGCAAGGGTGAGTAAGGATAGGATTGATTTGATGAATTTCAGCATGAGTTTTGTTTTTGTTTATAACTCCATTCCCCGGGGAATAGTATATGGCAGATTTAAGGATATAAAAAATCCTCCTGCCGAAACAGGAGGATACTTTAGGATGAAGACACTACGGCTTAAGCCGCATTGTCTTCTTTGATCTTATTTAAGGCTGATCCTTTACGATACCAGGTGATCTGTGCATCGTTATAGGTATGATTTACCTTGATGGTGTCTGTGCTTCCGTCTTTGTGCGTCACCTCAATGGTTAAAGGCGTGTCCGGCGCAAAATCTTCAATGTCTACAAACTTAAAGGTATCATCTTCCTGGATCAGATCGTAATCACTCTCATTGGCAAAGGTCAGGGCAAGCATGCCTTGCTTCTTGAGGTTCGTTTCGTGAATTCGGGCAAATGATTTTACGATCACTGCAGCTACCCCTAAATGGCGAGGTTCCATGGCTGCATGCTCTCGAGACGATCCTTCTCCGTAGTTGTGATCACCCACCACCACAGTATAGATGCCGTTTTTCTTGTATTCACGCTGCGTATCCGGTACTCCGCCGTATTCTCCGGTCAATTGATTCTTAACAAAGTTGGTCTTCTTGTTATAAGCGTTAACCGCTCCGATCAAACAGTTGTTGGAAATATTGTCCAAATGTCCACGGTATCTCAACCAGGGTCCTGCCATAGAAATGTGATCTGTGGTACACTTTCCAAAAGCCTTGATCAATAACTTCACCTCTTTCAGGTCTTCATCTTTGATGGGTTCGAACGGAGTAAGTAACTGCAGTCGTTCGCTATCTTCGGCTACTTTTACGTCCACCTTACTTCCATCTTCTACCGGAGGTACGAAACCGTTCTCTTCCACATCAAATCCTTTTGGTGGCAGTTCGATTCCTTGTGGCTCGTCCAATTTCACTTCCTGTCCGTCTTCATTGAGCAGCGTATCGTTCATCGGGTCAAAATCCAAACGTCCCGAGATCGCGATAGCTGCTACCATTTCCGGAGAACCCACAAAGGCGTGGGTATTTGGGTTCCCATCGGCTCGCTTAGAGAAGTTCCGGTTGAAGGAATGGACAATGGTGTTCTTTCGATCCCCTAGAGCATCACTTCGGTCCCACTGACCGATACAAGGGCCGCAGGCATTGGTAAAGATGGTCGCTCCAAGATCTTCAAAAACCTGAAGCAGTCCGTCGCGCTCCGCCGTAAAGCGAATCTGCTCACTACCCGGATTGATCCCAAAATCACTTTTTGGTTTTAATTTCTTATTGACCGCTTGTTGGGCGATGGAAGCCGCCCGGGTCAGATCTTCGTAGGAAGAGTTGGTACACGAACCGATCAGCCCCCAATCCACTTTAATGGGCCAGTCGTTCTTTTTCGCCTTTTCGCCCAGCTGTCCCACCGGAGTGGCCAAATCTGGGGTAAAAGGTCCGTTCAAATGCGGACGTAATTCCGAAAGATTGATCTCGATCACCTGATCGAAATAGGTTTCGGGATCGTCATAAACCTCCGGGTCTCCGGTTAGGTATTCTCTAATTTTATTGGCTTCATCGGCCACTTCAGCGCGGTCCGTTGCCCGCAAGAAGCGCTCCATAGAATCATCGTACCCAAAAGTAGAGGTGGTCGCTCCAATCTCAGCACCCATGTTGCAAATGGTCCCTTTTCCGGTACAGGAAAGGTTTTTAGCCCCCGGGCCGAAATATTCAACAATAGCTCCGGTTCCTCCTTTTACTGTAAGGATTCCGGCCACTTTTAAGATCACATCTTTAGAAGCGGTCCATCCGCTCAGCTCACCGGTCAGTTTAACACCGATCAACTTTGGAAATTTCAATTCCCAGGCCATCCCGGCCATCACGTCTACTGCATCAGCACCACCGACTCCAATGGCTACCATGCCCAGTCCGCCGGCATTCACCGTATGCGAATCGGTACCGATCATCATTCCTCCGGGAAAGGCATAATTCTCTAAAACCACCTGGTGAATGATCCCTGCACCCGGCTTCCAGAATCCGATGCCGTACTTATTGGATACGGAACCCAGGAAGTCGAATACTTCATTACTGGTCTCGTTAGCGCGTTTTAAATCGGCAGCTGCCCCTTGTTTGGCCTGGATCAAGTGATCACAATGCACGGTGGTGGGTACCGCAGCCGTTTTTTTACCTGCTTGCATGAATTGCAAAAGCGCCATTTGGGCGGTCGCATCCTGACAGGCTATACGGTCGGGCGCAAAATCGACATAATCTTTCCCTCGGGTAAAGGCCTTGGTCGGCATTCCGTCCCACAGGTGATTGTATAAAATCTTTTCTGAAAGTGTGAGGGGTCTGCCCACGATCTCCCGTGCTTTATCTACACGTTCTGCCATTCGGGCGTACACTTCCTTAATCATGTCAATATCAAATGCCATAGTCAATTATTGTTTTTTGGTGATTGTATCCGGGCTTTTTAAAGCCCCGTAAAACTACGAAAACCCCTAAGAATTATCAACTATTTAAGGCTTTCTCCCATTTTGCCACTATCGTTTGTTAAAAGCGACAAATCATCAAGAAAAAATCAAAAAAATTAAGGAATTACGGAGTATCCCGTTTAAAAATTAACGACTCCTTATTTCTTAAAAAAGCGACGTACCCGAGGATGATCCCTCAACTTCATCATGGGAAGTTCATAGAAGCGATAGAGGCCTGCAGCCAGCAGCAACAGACTCGCCAAATAAACGAAGGCAAGTATTGCTTTCGCGAAAGCGGACTCCATCTGCCAGGGCCACCAGAGCTCAAACAGGTACAGTAAGAACGTATGGTGCAGCAGGTACATGCTGTACGACCATAAACTCAAACGCGTGATGAGTAGGGTCCAAAGACCGGATTCTCGTTTCCAGCCGGATAGCCAGGGCAGGTGGCCAGCGATCAATATCGAAATAAGAGGCAGGTACAGTACATTCCAGAAGACGGGTTTAGCCGATACCGAGAAATCGCCCTGTCCCATGATCAGTTGTAAGGCTACAAACAACAAGGAGACAAGAATGGCCGAGAACGCAGCGTTACGCTTCCATAAGGTCGGATAGTTCAGACTCAACCAGGCAGCCAACATGCCGTAGTAGATGGCGTCAATGCGATAGATCACGATGGCCTTCAGTTGATCATTCCATTGGGTAAGGGTGCTTAGGTCATGGGTGAGATGAAATATGATCTTGGTAGCCAGAAACAGTACAAGTATTCCTAACACCATAGTGAGAAAGGCTTTATTTTTATTCTTGAACAGGGGCAGCATGGCAAAAAGCAGTGCGGGACCCAGCAGATAGGCAAACTCTTCAATAGACAGGCTCCAGGATTCCGGAAAGAACGGCAGATGGAAATCATGGAAGTTTTGCAAAAAGAAGAAATACTTCCACAGGTCTCGTTGCCAGTCAAATTGGGTCAGCTGATAACCCACGCTGAGACCGATCAGGATATTCACCAGAAGCATGAGGTAATAGTTGGGGAGGGTACGAAGCCATCTGCGGACCCAAAAATAGCCCAGATCACTGATGCTCGCTTCCTCTTTGACGAGTCCGCGATAGACGATCCTCCCGATCAGAAATCCGCTTAAGACAAAAAACAACTCCACGCCCAGAAAACCCATTTGGCTTAAGAGGTAAATGGCTAAAGGATGTTCGGTAAAAGAAACGAGGTAACCTAGATGAGCCAAGACCACGAAGATAATGGCGCAAGCGCGCATCAAATCCAGGCCAAAAATGCGACGTTGATAATCGATCTTCACGCGCTCAAGATAGCGTAAAAATCAGTAGACCTTAAAGAAGGTTTTTAATGATCTGCTCAATGGATAGGCCTTGTGCTTCGGCTTTATAATTCCGAATCACACGATGTCGTAGAATGCCTTCGGCCACCGCTCTTACGTTCTCAATATCCGGAGAGTACTTGCCTTGTACGGCTGCATGAGTCTTGGCGGCCAGCACCAAGTTTTGCGAAGCCCTGGGTCCCGCACCCCAATCGATAAATTCTTTCACCTCTTGGGTAGCCAGAGATCCCGCAGGACGGGTTTTACCCACCAGAGTCACCGCATATTCCACTACATTATCAGCCACAGGAACGCGACGGATCAGGTGTTGGAACTCTTCAATTTCCGAAGCAGTGAATAGGGGCTCCACCTGTTGTGTCGCATCAGAAGTGGTGGCCTTGACGACATTCACCTCTTCTTTATAGGAGGGGTAGTCCAGATTGATGGCAAACATGAATCGATCGAGCTGGGCCTCCGGTAAGGGATAGGTTCCTTCTTGTTCGATCGGGTTTTGGGTGGCCAATACGAAATAGGGTCTGGCCAGTGGATAACGTTGTCCGGCAACGGTCACCACGCGCTCCTGCATGGCCTCCAATAAGGCTGCCTGGGTTTTAGGTGGGGTTCTGTTGATCTCGTCAGCCAGAATGATGTTGGCAAAAACAGGCCCTTTGATGAACTTGAAATTACGGTTCTCGTCCAGAATTTCGGCACCCAGAATATCACTGGGCATAAGGTCTGGAGTAAACTGTATCCGTTTGAAGTCAAGACCTAAAGCTTGAGCAATGGTGTTGACCATTAAGGTTTTGGCCAGACCGGGCACCCCGATCAGAAGAGCGTGGCCTCCAGAGAGGATACTGATCAGAATCTCATCAACCACCTTGTCCTGCCCAATAATGACCTTGGCGATCTCTTTTTTCAGGCGGGCGTATTTTGTAACCAGTTGATCTATGGCTGCGACGTCTGACATACTATTGTTTTACCCAATTACCGGCAAACTCACAGTCGCGGTATTTGCCATTGATCTTCACATAGGTATCGGTGATCTTGTCGTCCTGCCATTTTTTGATCGCCTTCACTCGCTTGTCGGTTAAGGCGAGCTCTTTGATCTTTACATAGTCTTTGGCATAGTCTGCCA includes:
- a CDS encoding glycoside hydrolase family 65 protein, with protein sequence MFKSNSSFRSSMLPVLVVSLFFCFGFRESVYAQNDGWNISTSQRDPYTGVVVANGRLGFLPTAEPFGIQQIIPNNVYDKESPLGVSRILAGINFGNLDLTIDGQSLENVGLANWQQVLHMKEAAFETRFTVPGKAEISYIWYALRNVPYAGYVDIKITPLSAIDIEVTAKIQTPEEYQDPTSTFRVLQDLETTMPILQTVATSRQGRHQVAASGTFIWHGINSTREEQRPELHHQLINDYDNRLSFEKKLKRGEVYEFAWTGALTTTQDFHDPQTESERFVIFNLLTPRQALLDQHKDLWSELWEGDIEIEGDLGSQQDVRLALYHLYSFARADSNLSIAPMGLSSQGYNGHIFWDTELWMYPPLLLLHQDIARSLVNYRSDRLEKARQKAVNFGYQGAMFPWESDDTGEEATPAWALTGTFEHHITADVAIAFWNYYRVTRDQQWLEERGYPMLQEVADYWVSRVTPNPDGSYSINNVVGANEFAPNVNDNAFTNGSAITALQYATLAAKAVGLSPNPAWEEVASKIRILQFPDGTTKEHATYTGAIIKQADVNLLTYPLNIVTDPQIVSQDLNYYEPKLAEEGPAMGQSIFAIIYARQGNAKEAFRLFKRSYEPNKRPPFGALAESALSDNPYFATGAGGMLQTVLFGFGGLHLTENGIEQQNPILPAGWKKLTLKGIGPENKTYVIE
- a CDS encoding aconitate hydratase, with the translated sequence MAFDIDMIKEVYARMAERVDKAREIVGRPLTLSEKILYNHLWDGMPTKAFTRGKDYVDFAPDRIACQDATAQMALLQFMQAGKKTAAVPTTVHCDHLIQAKQGAAADLKRANETSNEVFDFLGSVSNKYGIGFWKPGAGIIHQVVLENYAFPGGMMIGTDSHTVNAGGLGMVAIGVGGADAVDVMAGMAWELKFPKLIGVKLTGELSGWTASKDVILKVAGILTVKGGTGAIVEYFGPGAKNLSCTGKGTICNMGAEIGATTSTFGYDDSMERFLRATDRAEVADEANKIREYLTGDPEVYDDPETYFDQVIEINLSELRPHLNGPFTPDLATPVGQLGEKAKKNDWPIKVDWGLIGSCTNSSYEDLTRAASIAQQAVNKKLKPKSDFGINPGSEQIRFTAERDGLLQVFEDLGATIFTNACGPCIGQWDRSDALGDRKNTIVHSFNRNFSKRADGNPNTHAFVGSPEMVAAIAISGRLDFDPMNDTLLNEDGQEVKLDEPQGIELPPKGFDVEENGFVPPVEDGSKVDVKVAEDSERLQLLTPFEPIKDEDLKEVKLLIKAFGKCTTDHISMAGPWLRYRGHLDNISNNCLIGAVNAYNKKTNFVKNQLTGEYGGVPDTQREYKKNGIYTVVVGDHNYGEGSSREHAAMEPRHLGVAAVIVKSFARIHETNLKKQGMLALTFANESDYDLIQEDDTFKFVDIEDFAPDTPLTIEVTHKDGSTDTIKVNHTYNDAQITWYRKGSALNKIKEDNAA
- a CDS encoding TlpA disulfide reductase family protein gives rise to the protein MKKRFRVSKSNIILLLVLLLLLLPWTRKPIQVALHKVIGAISTPSAFAKAEQQALTAFSYPLTTLDGQSRSVAVGQGKPVLINYWATWCPPCIAEMPDMQALYERYGDRIDFLFLTDEEPQVVTRFLNRKGYELPVYNPQIQAPEALQTRSIPRTFLIDQTGRIVLDESGAANWDSEAMNAILDEVLSQ
- a CDS encoding MoxR family ATPase — encoded protein: MSDVAAIDQLVTKYARLKKEIAKVIIGQDKVVDEILISILSGGHALLIGVPGLAKTLMVNTIAQALGLDFKRIQFTPDLMPSDILGAEILDENRNFKFIKGPVFANIILADEINRTPPKTQAALLEAMQERVVTVAGQRYPLARPYFVLATQNPIEQEGTYPLPEAQLDRFMFAINLDYPSYKEEVNVVKATTSDATQQVEPLFTASEIEEFQHLIRRVPVADNVVEYAVTLVGKTRPAGSLATQEVKEFIDWGAGPRASQNLVLAAKTHAAVQGKYSPDIENVRAVAEGILRHRVIRNYKAEAQGLSIEQIIKNLL
- a CDS encoding acyltransferase, whose amino-acid sequence is MKIDYQRRIFGLDLMRACAIIFVVLAHLGYLVSFTEHPLAIYLLSQMGFLGVELFFVLSGFLIGRIVYRGLVKEEASISDLGYFWVRRWLRTLPNYYLMLLVNILIGLSVGYQLTQFDWQRDLWKYFFFLQNFHDFHLPFFPESWSLSIEEFAYLLGPALLFAMLPLFKNKNKAFLTMVLGILVLFLATKIIFHLTHDLSTLTQWNDQLKAIVIYRIDAIYYGMLAAWLSLNYPTLWKRNAAFSAILVSLLFVALQLIMGQGDFSVSAKPVFWNVLYLPLISILIAGHLPWLSGWKRESGLWTLLITRLSLWSYSMYLLHHTFLLYLFELWWPWQMESAFAKAILAFVYLASLLLLAAGLYRFYELPMMKLRDHPRVRRFFKK
- a CDS encoding SIMPL domain-containing protein (The SIMPL domain is named for its presence in mouse protein SIMPL (signalling molecule that associates with mouse pelle-like kinase). Bacterial member BP26, from Brucella, was shown to assemble into a channel-like structure, while YggE from E. coli has been associated with resistance to oxidative stress.), which encodes MKYLTAIIFGLAIVLAAIFLGNAYVQRANPDGTIATTGLGSENFTSDLIVWEVDFIRNNSNLREGYNALERDKNLVKAYLNEKGIASENIIFQAVTTSELRENKYQNGNYVGTEFSGYELRQTVKVESKEVAKVEEVSREITQLLNQGVQVQSRPPRYYYTKLADLKIEMISKATEDARLRAEKIAENSGGSLGKLKDARMGVFQITGQNSSEEYSWGGSFNTSDKKKTATITMRLEYAID